One genomic segment of Bradyrhizobium diazoefficiens includes these proteins:
- the rpsO gene encoding 30S ribosomal protein S15 yields the protein MSIAAERKAEVIKTNATKAGDTGSPEVQVAILSERINNLTNHFKTHVKDNHSRRGLLKLVSTRRSLLDYLKKRDEARYKALLEKHNIRR from the coding sequence ATGTCGATTGCCGCAGAACGCAAAGCGGAAGTCATCAAGACGAATGCCACCAAGGCCGGCGACACCGGCTCGCCCGAGGTTCAGGTCGCGATCCTGTCGGAACGCATCAACAACCTCACCAACCATTTCAAGACCCACGTGAAGGACAACCATTCGCGTCGTGGCCTCTTGAAGCTGGTCTCGACCCGTCGCTCGCTCCTCGATTACCTCAAGAAGAGGGACGAGGCGCGTTACAAGGCGCTACTCGAGAAGCACAACATTCGTCGTTAA
- the pnp gene encoding polyribonucleotide nucleotidyltransferase, with amino-acid sequence MFNKHSVEIDWGGRPLKLETGKIARQADGAVVATYGETVVLATVVAAKAPREGVDFLPLTVDYQEKTYAAGRIPGGYFKREGRPTEKETLVSRLIDRPIRPLFVDGWRNETQVIVTVLSHDMENDPDIVALVAASAALTLSGAPFKGPIGAARVGFANDEFILNPTLDEMVDTQLDLVVAGTADAVLMVESEAKELNEDIMLGAVMFGHRHFQPVINAIIELAENAAKEPREVTVIDNSALEKEMLGLVEQELRAAYAIPVKQDRYAAVGKVKEKVIAHYFPEGQEPKYDKLRIAGVFKELEAKIVRWNILDTGKRIDGRDAKTVRNIVAEVGVLPRAHGSALFTRGETQAMVVTTLGTGEDEQYIDALSGTYKETFLLHYNFPPYSVGETGRLGGTKRREIGHGKLAWRAIHPVLPPHHEFPYTIRVVSEITESNGSSSMASVCGASLALMDAGVPLKRPTAGIAMGLILEDKRFAVLSDILGDEDHLGDMDFKVAGTEQGITSLQMDIKIEGITEEIMKVALGQAKDGRIHILGEMAKALTNARAELGEYAPRIETFKIPTDKIREVIGTGGKVIREIVEKTGAKVNIEDDGTVKVASSDGEAMKAAIKWIKSIASEPEVGQIYDGTVVKVMEFGAFVNFFGSKDGLVHISQLASARVQKTSDVVKEGDKVKVKLLGFDDRGKTRLSMKVVDQTTGEDLEAKDKAAEGEKAPREAAGE; translated from the coding sequence ATGTTCAATAAGCATTCAGTCGAGATCGACTGGGGCGGACGCCCTCTCAAGCTCGAAACCGGCAAGATCGCCCGCCAGGCCGACGGCGCCGTCGTCGCCACCTATGGCGAGACCGTGGTGCTCGCCACCGTCGTCGCGGCGAAGGCGCCGCGCGAAGGCGTCGACTTCCTACCGCTGACCGTCGACTACCAGGAGAAGACCTACGCCGCGGGCCGCATTCCCGGCGGCTATTTCAAGCGCGAGGGTCGTCCGACCGAGAAGGAGACGCTGGTCTCCCGCCTGATCGACCGTCCGATCCGTCCGCTGTTCGTCGACGGCTGGCGCAACGAAACCCAGGTGATCGTCACCGTGCTCTCGCACGACATGGAAAACGATCCCGACATCGTTGCGTTGGTGGCGGCCTCGGCCGCGCTGACGCTGTCCGGCGCACCCTTCAAGGGCCCGATCGGAGCGGCACGCGTCGGCTTCGCCAATGACGAGTTCATTCTTAACCCGACGCTCGACGAGATGGTCGACACCCAGCTCGACCTCGTCGTCGCCGGCACCGCGGACGCCGTACTGATGGTGGAATCGGAAGCCAAGGAGCTCAACGAGGACATCATGCTTGGCGCCGTGATGTTCGGTCACCGCCACTTCCAGCCGGTCATCAACGCGATCATCGAGCTCGCCGAGAACGCCGCCAAGGAGCCTCGCGAAGTCACCGTAATCGACAATTCGGCGCTCGAGAAGGAAATGCTCGGTCTCGTCGAGCAGGAGCTGCGCGCCGCCTACGCCATTCCGGTCAAGCAGGATCGCTACGCCGCGGTCGGCAAGGTCAAGGAAAAGGTGATCGCACACTACTTCCCCGAAGGGCAGGAGCCGAAATACGACAAGCTGCGCATCGCCGGCGTGTTCAAGGAGCTGGAAGCCAAGATCGTTCGCTGGAACATCCTCGACACCGGCAAGCGCATCGACGGCCGCGATGCCAAGACGGTGCGCAACATCGTCGCCGAAGTCGGCGTGCTGCCCCGCGCCCACGGCTCGGCGCTGTTCACCCGCGGCGAGACCCAGGCGATGGTCGTGACCACGCTCGGCACCGGCGAAGACGAGCAGTACATCGACGCGCTGTCGGGAACGTATAAGGAAACGTTCCTGCTGCACTATAACTTCCCTCCCTACTCGGTCGGTGAGACCGGCCGCCTCGGCGGCACCAAGCGCCGCGAGATCGGCCACGGCAAGCTGGCGTGGCGCGCGATCCACCCGGTGCTGCCGCCGCATCACGAGTTCCCCTACACGATCCGCGTGGTCTCGGAGATCACCGAATCCAACGGCTCCTCGTCGATGGCTTCCGTCTGCGGCGCCTCGCTCGCGCTGATGGATGCCGGCGTGCCGTTGAAGCGGCCGACCGCGGGCATCGCCATGGGCCTGATCCTCGAAGACAAGCGCTTCGCGGTTCTGTCGGACATCCTCGGTGACGAAGATCATCTCGGCGACATGGATTTCAAGGTCGCCGGCACGGAGCAGGGCATCACCTCGCTCCAGATGGACATCAAGATCGAGGGCATTACCGAGGAGATCATGAAGGTCGCGCTCGGCCAGGCCAAGGATGGGCGTATCCACATCCTCGGCGAGATGGCCAAGGCGCTCACCAACGCCCGCGCCGAGCTCGGCGAATACGCGCCGCGCATCGAGACCTTCAAAATCCCGACCGACAAGATCCGCGAAGTGATCGGCACCGGCGGCAAGGTGATCCGCGAGATCGTCGAGAAGACCGGCGCCAAGGTCAACATCGAGGACGACGGCACCGTGAAGGTCGCCTCCAGCGACGGCGAGGCGATGAAGGCCGCGATCAAGTGGATCAAGTCGATCGCGTCCGAGCCGGAAGTCGGCCAGATCTATGACGGCACCGTCGTCAAGGTGATGGAGTTCGGTGCTTTCGTGAATTTCTTCGGCTCCAAGGACGGCCTCGTCCACATCAGCCAGCTCGCTTCGGCGCGCGTGCAGAAGACCTCCGACGTCGTCAAGGAAGGCGACAAGGTCAAGGTCAAGCTGCTCGGCTTCGACGACCGCGGCAAGACCCGCCTTTCGATGAAGGTGGTCGACCAGACCACCGGCGAGGACCTCGAGGCCAAGGACAAGGCCGCCGAGGGCGAGAAGGCCCCGCGCGAAGCAGCCGGCGAGTAA
- the katG gene encoding catalase/peroxidase HPI, whose product MDDTSKCPFSGGKPARVNRDWWPTQLSIEMLHKNSDLSDPMGKEFDYAKEFKSLDLNAVIKDLTALMTDSQEWWPADFGHYGGLMIRMAWHSAGTYRITDGRGGAGAGQQRFAPLNSWPDNANLDKARRLLWPIKQKYGRKISWADLMVLAGNVALESMGFKTFGFAGGRADVWEPEELYWGPEGTWLGDERYSGERQLAEPLGAVQMGLIYVNPEGPNGKPDPVAAAKDIRETFFRMAMNDEETVALIAGGHTFGKTHGAGDPSLVGPEPEAGALEDQGLGWKSKHASGIAGDSITSGLEVTWSQTPTKWSNNFFENLFKYEWELTKSPGGANQWTAKGADAVIPDAFDKSKKHRPTMLTTDLSLRFDPAYEKISRRFHEHPDQFADAFARAWFKLTHRDMGPIQRYLGPLVPKETLIWQDPIPAVNHELANDQDIAALKTKILASGLSVSELVSTAWASASTFRGSDKRGGANGARIRLAPQKDWEVNEPAQLSKVLGKLEAIQKDFNASSVAKKISLADLIVLGGTAAVEKAAKDAGVDVKVGFTPGRMDASQEQTDVDSFAPLEPRADGFRNYIGKKHQFLQQEEALVDRAQLLKLTGPEMTVLVGGLRVLGANANGSKHGVFTSKVGTLSNDFFVNLLDMSTQWAPVADGSYEGRDRKTDAVKWTGTRADLIFGAHSQLRAFAEVYATSDSKEKFVQDFAKAWTKVMNLDRFDIAA is encoded by the coding sequence ATGGATGACACTTCGAAGTGCCCGTTTTCGGGCGGAAAACCCGCGCGGGTGAACCGCGACTGGTGGCCAACCCAGCTCAGCATCGAGATGCTGCACAAGAATTCCGACCTGTCCGATCCGATGGGCAAGGAATTCGACTACGCCAAGGAGTTCAAGTCGCTCGACCTGAACGCGGTCATCAAGGACCTGACTGCCCTGATGACGGATTCGCAGGAATGGTGGCCCGCCGACTTCGGTCACTATGGCGGCCTCATGATCCGCATGGCCTGGCACAGCGCGGGCACCTACCGCATCACCGACGGCCGCGGCGGTGCCGGCGCCGGCCAGCAGCGTTTCGCGCCGCTGAACAGCTGGCCCGACAACGCCAATCTCGACAAGGCGCGCCGTCTGCTCTGGCCCATCAAGCAGAAATACGGCCGGAAGATTTCCTGGGCCGATCTGATGGTGCTTGCCGGCAATGTTGCCCTAGAGTCGATGGGTTTCAAGACGTTCGGTTTCGCCGGCGGCCGCGCCGACGTCTGGGAGCCGGAAGAGCTCTATTGGGGTCCGGAAGGCACCTGGCTCGGCGATGAGCGCTACAGCGGCGAACGCCAGCTCGCCGAGCCGCTCGGCGCGGTGCAGATGGGCCTCATCTACGTCAACCCGGAAGGCCCGAACGGCAAGCCGGATCCGGTCGCCGCGGCCAAGGACATCCGCGAGACCTTCTTCCGCATGGCGATGAACGACGAAGAAACCGTCGCGCTGATCGCGGGCGGTCACACTTTCGGAAAGACCCACGGCGCCGGCGATCCGTCGCTGGTCGGACCGGAGCCGGAAGCGGGCGCGCTGGAAGATCAGGGCCTCGGCTGGAAGAGCAAACACGCGTCGGGCATCGCCGGTGATTCCATCACCAGCGGTCTCGAGGTGACTTGGTCGCAGACTCCGACCAAGTGGAGCAACAACTTCTTCGAGAACCTGTTCAAGTACGAATGGGAGCTGACGAAGAGCCCGGGCGGTGCCAACCAGTGGACGGCCAAGGGCGCCGATGCGGTCATTCCCGATGCCTTCGACAAGTCGAAGAAGCATCGGCCGACCATGCTGACCACCGACCTCTCGCTGCGCTTCGATCCGGCCTACGAGAAGATCTCGCGGCGCTTCCACGAGCATCCCGATCAGTTCGCGGACGCCTTTGCCCGCGCCTGGTTCAAGCTCACCCACCGCGACATGGGCCCGATCCAGCGCTATCTCGGCCCGCTGGTGCCGAAGGAGACGTTGATCTGGCAGGATCCTATTCCGGCCGTGAACCACGAGCTGGCCAACGATCAGGACATCGCCGCGCTGAAGACCAAGATCCTGGCCTCGGGCCTTTCGGTCTCCGAGCTGGTTTCGACCGCCTGGGCGTCGGCCTCGACGTTCCGCGGCTCGGACAAGCGCGGGGGCGCCAACGGCGCGCGCATCCGTCTTGCCCCGCAGAAGGACTGGGAAGTGAACGAGCCGGCTCAGCTGTCGAAGGTTCTCGGCAAGCTGGAAGCGATCCAGAAGGACTTCAACGCGTCGTCAGTTGCGAAGAAGATCTCGCTGGCGGACCTCATCGTGCTCGGCGGCACCGCCGCGGTCGAGAAGGCCGCGAAGGATGCCGGCGTCGACGTCAAGGTCGGCTTCACCCCGGGTCGCATGGATGCTTCGCAGGAGCAGACCGACGTTGACTCCTTTGCTCCGCTGGAGCCGCGGGCTGATGGCTTCCGCAACTACATCGGCAAGAAGCATCAGTTCCTGCAGCAGGAAGAAGCCCTGGTCGATCGCGCGCAGCTGCTCAAGCTCACCGGCCCCGAGATGACGGTGCTGGTTGGCGGCCTGCGCGTGCTCGGCGCCAACGCGAACGGGTCGAAGCACGGCGTCTTCACTTCGAAGGTAGGCACGCTCAGCAACGACTTCTTCGTCAACCTGCTCGACATGAGCACGCAGTGGGCCCCAGTGGCTGACGGCAGTTATGAGGGCCGCGACCGCAAGACCGACGCGGTGAAGTGGACCGGCACGCGCGCCGATCTGATCTTCGGCGCACACTCGCAGCTCCGCGCCTTCGCCGAGGTCTATGCGACCTCCGACTCGAAGGAGAAGTTCGTGCAGGACTTCGCCAAGGCCTGGACCAAGGTGATGAACCTCGACCGGTTCGACATCGCGGCGTGA
- a CDS encoding hydrogen peroxide-inducible genes activator, whose translation MINLTLRQLRYFDALARHGHFGRAAEACSISQPALSMQIKELEEALGGLLLERSARQVALTRFGEELSQRVRDILRSVDELGDFARASQDRFAGRLRIGMIPTIAPYLLPKITKNLTRLHPELDIRVRETMTPRLIQELVEGRLDTAIVALPVSEPSLAEVALFDEKFLLVRPGSDEGTPVPSREMMREMRLLLLEEGHCFRDQALSFCNMQSAPPREMLDANSLSTLVQMVSAGIGVTLIPEMAVPVETRSASVSLSRFRDPEPSRTIGMVWRKTSPLARQLLQISEVVCLSAGKARPRQAARSQRA comes from the coding sequence ATGATCAATTTGACGCTGCGCCAGCTCCGCTATTTCGACGCGCTGGCGCGTCACGGTCATTTCGGCCGCGCGGCGGAGGCCTGCTCGATCTCGCAGCCGGCCTTGTCGATGCAGATCAAGGAGTTGGAGGAAGCACTCGGCGGCCTGCTGCTGGAGCGCAGCGCCCGGCAGGTCGCGCTGACCCGGTTCGGCGAGGAGCTCTCCCAGCGCGTCCGCGACATTTTGCGATCGGTCGACGAGCTCGGCGATTTCGCCCGCGCCTCGCAGGACCGTTTCGCCGGGCGGCTTCGCATCGGCATGATCCCGACGATCGCACCCTATCTGCTGCCCAAGATCACCAAGAATCTGACGCGCCTGCATCCGGAGCTCGACATCCGCGTGCGCGAGACGATGACGCCGCGGCTGATCCAGGAGCTGGTCGAAGGCCGGCTCGACACCGCCATCGTTGCGCTGCCGGTGTCGGAGCCCTCGCTCGCCGAGGTCGCGCTGTTCGACGAGAAGTTTTTGCTGGTGCGGCCGGGCTCCGACGAAGGCACGCCGGTGCCGTCGCGCGAGATGATGCGGGAGATGCGCCTCTTGCTGCTCGAGGAGGGACACTGTTTCCGCGACCAGGCGCTGTCATTCTGCAACATGCAATCGGCGCCGCCGCGCGAGATGCTGGACGCCAATTCGCTCTCGACGCTGGTCCAGATGGTCAGCGCCGGCATCGGCGTCACCTTGATCCCGGAGATGGCTGTGCCGGTGGAGACGCGGTCGGCCTCGGTCTCGCTGTCGCGCTTCCGCGACCCGGAGCCGTCCCGAACCATCGGCATGGTCTGGCGCAAGACCAGCCCGCTGGCGCGGCAGCTCCTGCAAATCTCCGAAGTGGTGTGTCTGTCCGCCGGCAAGGCAAGACCACGCCAGGCCGCGCGCAGCCAGCGGGCCTGA
- a CDS encoding GNAT family N-acetyltransferase → MSHPVIRPARADEYDEIGRVWMESWVSTGLAEASDFLLANLRARIRREIADGWSLFVADDNGTIAAMLALHLPKLYLDMLFVGPDYQGQSLGRQLLAFTRTQMPDEIHLRCVRENEKAWRWYEREGFVFEKEEVEPSNGFTMKYYRWKRSAIDA, encoded by the coding sequence ATGTCGCATCCGGTGATCCGCCCCGCCCGCGCCGACGAATATGACGAGATCGGTCGCGTCTGGATGGAGAGCTGGGTCTCGACCGGGCTCGCCGAGGCCAGCGACTTCCTGCTCGCGAACCTGCGCGCGCGCATCCGGCGCGAGATCGCGGACGGCTGGAGCCTGTTCGTCGCCGACGACAACGGCACCATCGCCGCAATGCTGGCGCTGCATCTGCCAAAGCTCTATCTCGACATGCTGTTCGTCGGCCCCGACTATCAGGGGCAATCGCTAGGACGGCAATTGCTCGCCTTCACGCGCACGCAAATGCCTGACGAAATCCACCTGCGCTGCGTCCGCGAGAACGAAAAGGCCTGGCGCTGGTACGAGCGCGAAGGCTTTGTGTTCGAGAAGGAAGAGGTCGAGCCGTCGAATGGCTTTACGATGAAGTATTACCGGTGGAAGCGAAGCGCCATCGACGCGTAG
- a CDS encoding glutathione S-transferase family protein translates to MIKLYWSPRSRSFTTLWLMEESGLAYERVLTDISTGAQKAPEFLKVNPMGKVPALSDGEAALGEAAAICAYIADRYPETKLAPSITDPRRARYLQWLFFSPGCIEPAIIQIFTKIEVPTSTAAWGSATQVFDVLEAALAKGPWILGEEFSAADITVGSGLNFAVRLFKMVPSRTVFDAYLARCMARPAFQRAEQIAAG, encoded by the coding sequence ATGATCAAGCTCTATTGGTCGCCCCGCTCACGCTCGTTCACGACGCTGTGGCTGATGGAGGAGAGCGGCCTAGCCTACGAGCGCGTGCTGACCGACATCTCGACCGGCGCGCAGAAAGCGCCGGAGTTTTTGAAGGTCAATCCGATGGGCAAGGTGCCGGCACTCAGCGACGGCGAGGCCGCGCTGGGCGAAGCCGCGGCGATCTGCGCCTACATCGCCGATCGCTATCCCGAGACGAAGCTGGCGCCGTCCATCACCGATCCGCGCCGCGCGCGCTATCTGCAATGGCTGTTCTTCTCGCCCGGCTGTATCGAGCCCGCCATCATCCAGATCTTCACGAAGATCGAGGTGCCGACCTCGACCGCGGCCTGGGGCAGCGCGACCCAGGTCTTCGACGTGCTGGAAGCTGCGCTCGCCAAGGGACCGTGGATTCTCGGCGAGGAATTTTCGGCCGCCGACATCACGGTCGGCTCGGGCCTGAACTTCGCAGTGCGCCTGTTCAAGATGGTGCCGTCGCGCACCGTGTTCGATGCCTATCTCGCGCGCTGCATGGCGCGGCCGGCGTTCCAGCGCGCGGAGCAGATCGCGGCGGGTTAG
- the fabI gene encoding enoyl-ACP reductase FabI, translating to MEGLMKGKRGLIMGIANDHSIAWGMAKTLHAHGAELAFTFQGEALGKRVKPLAEQLGVDLVLPCDVEDIASVDATFAALRETWGKLDFVIHAIGFADKNELKGRYADTSRENFSRTMVISCFSFTEVAKRAAELMTEGGSMITLTFGASERAMPNYNVMGVAKAALEASVRYLASDFGPRGIRVNAISAGPVRTLAGSGIGEARAMFAFMQKHSPLRRGVTLDELGGSALYLLSELSGGVTGEIHYVDSGYNVVLMPRPDDLKSPD from the coding sequence ATGGAAGGTTTGATGAAAGGCAAGCGCGGTCTGATCATGGGCATCGCCAATGATCATTCGATCGCCTGGGGCATGGCGAAGACGCTGCATGCCCACGGCGCCGAGCTTGCCTTCACCTTCCAGGGCGAGGCCCTCGGCAAGCGCGTCAAGCCGCTGGCGGAGCAGCTCGGCGTTGACCTGGTGCTGCCGTGCGACGTCGAGGACATCGCCAGCGTCGATGCGACCTTCGCGGCGCTCCGCGAGACATGGGGCAAGCTCGACTTCGTCATCCATGCGATCGGCTTTGCCGACAAGAACGAGCTGAAGGGCCGGTACGCCGACACCAGCCGCGAGAATTTTTCGCGCACCATGGTGATCTCCTGCTTCTCGTTCACGGAGGTCGCAAAGCGCGCGGCCGAGCTGATGACAGAGGGCGGCAGCATGATCACGCTGACCTTCGGCGCCTCCGAGCGCGCGATGCCGAACTACAACGTAATGGGCGTCGCCAAGGCGGCGCTGGAAGCCTCGGTGCGCTATCTCGCCTCCGATTTCGGCCCGCGCGGTATCCGCGTCAACGCGATCTCCGCCGGGCCCGTCCGCACGCTCGCCGGCTCCGGCATCGGCGAGGCGCGCGCGATGTTCGCCTTCATGCAGAAACATTCCCCGCTTCGCCGCGGCGTCACGCTCGACGAGCTCGGCGGCTCGGCGCTGTATCTGCTATCCGAGCTGTCAGGCGGCGTCACCGGCGAAATCCACTATGTCGATTCCGGCTACAACGTCGTCCTGATGCCCAGGCCGGACGACCTGAAGTCGCCGGACTAA
- the fabB gene encoding beta-ketoacyl-ACP synthase I: MRRVVVTGMGIVSSIGNNTQEVLASLYEAKSGISRAEKYAELGFRSQVAGAPTLDPSTVVDRRAMRFLGQGAAWNHVAMEQAIQDSGLAPEEVSNIRTGIIMGSGGPSARTIVESADITRTKGPKRVGPFAVPKAMSSTASATLATWFKIKGVNYSISSACATSNHCVGNAYETIQIGKQDVIFAGGCEELDWSLSVLFDAMGAMSSKYNDTPATASRPYDLNRDGFVIAGGAGVLVLEELEHAKARGARIYGEIVGYGATSDGYDMVAPSGEGAERCMRMAMSTVKTKVDYINPHATSTPAGDPPEIDALRRVFGSGEKCPPISATKALTGHSLGATGVQEAIYSLLMMNNGFICESAHIQELDPVFADMPIVRKRIDNVKIGTVLSNSFGFGGTNATLVFSRLDA; the protein is encoded by the coding sequence ATGAGGCGGGTTGTGGTCACCGGGATGGGTATCGTCTCGTCGATCGGAAACAACACCCAGGAAGTGCTTGCAAGCCTTTACGAGGCGAAGTCGGGCATTTCGCGGGCGGAGAAATATGCCGAGCTCGGCTTCCGTTCGCAGGTAGCGGGTGCACCCACGCTCGATCCTTCGACGGTGGTCGACCGCCGCGCGATGCGCTTCCTCGGCCAGGGCGCGGCCTGGAATCACGTCGCGATGGAGCAGGCGATCCAGGACTCCGGCCTGGCGCCCGAAGAGGTCTCCAACATCCGCACCGGCATCATCATGGGCTCCGGCGGCCCCTCGGCGCGCACCATCGTCGAATCCGCCGACATCACCCGCACCAAGGGCCCGAAGCGCGTCGGTCCGTTTGCAGTGCCGAAGGCGATGTCGTCAACCGCTTCCGCGACGCTCGCGACCTGGTTCAAGATCAAGGGCGTGAACTATTCGATCTCCTCGGCTTGCGCGACCTCGAACCATTGCGTCGGCAACGCCTACGAGACGATCCAGATCGGCAAGCAGGACGTCATCTTCGCCGGCGGCTGCGAGGAATTGGACTGGTCGCTCTCGGTGCTGTTCGACGCCATGGGCGCGATGTCCTCGAAGTACAACGACACGCCCGCCACCGCCTCGCGTCCCTACGACCTCAATCGCGACGGCTTCGTCATTGCCGGCGGCGCCGGCGTGCTGGTGCTGGAAGAGCTCGAGCATGCCAAGGCGCGTGGCGCGCGCATTTACGGCGAGATCGTCGGCTACGGCGCAACCTCCGACGGCTACGACATGGTCGCGCCGTCAGGTGAAGGCGCCGAGCGCTGCATGCGCATGGCGATGTCGACGGTGAAGACCAAGGTCGACTACATCAATCCGCATGCGACCTCGACGCCAGCAGGCGATCCGCCGGAGATCGACGCGCTCCGCCGCGTGTTCGGCAGCGGGGAGAAGTGCCCGCCGATCTCGGCGACCAAGGCGCTGACCGGCCACTCGCTCGGCGCCACCGGCGTGCAGGAAGCGATCTATTCGCTGCTGATGATGAACAACGGCTTCATCTGCGAAAGCGCCCACATCCAGGAGCTCGATCCGGTGTTCGCCGACATGCCGATCGTGCGCAAGCGCATCGACAACGTCAAGATCGGCACCGTGCTGTCGAACTCCTTCGGCTTCGGCGGCACCAACGCCACGCTGGTGTTCAGCCGGCTGGATGCGTGA
- the fabA gene encoding 3-hydroxyacyl-[acyl-carrier-protein] dehydratase FabA, whose translation MLNRRNGYEYEDLLACARGEMFGPGNAQLPLPPMLMFDRITEITDNGGEFGKGVVRAELDVKPDLWFFGCHFKNDPVMPGCLGLDALWQMVGFYLGWIGGEGRGRALGLSELKFGGQVLPEACKVVYNVDIKRVMRSKLVLGIADGWLSVDDQIIYRAKDLKVGLFKQGTSLG comes from the coding sequence ATGCTGAACAGGCGCAACGGTTACGAATACGAAGATTTGCTGGCGTGTGCCCGCGGCGAGATGTTCGGCCCGGGCAATGCCCAGCTGCCGCTGCCGCCGATGCTGATGTTCGACCGCATCACGGAAATTACCGACAATGGCGGCGAGTTCGGCAAGGGCGTCGTGCGCGCCGAGCTCGACGTGAAGCCCGACCTCTGGTTCTTCGGCTGCCACTTCAAGAACGATCCGGTGATGCCGGGTTGCCTTGGCCTCGATGCGCTGTGGCAAATGGTCGGCTTCTATCTGGGCTGGATCGGTGGCGAAGGTCGTGGCCGCGCGCTTGGCCTCAGCGAACTGAAGTTCGGCGGCCAGGTGCTGCCCGAGGCCTGCAAGGTTGTGTACAACGTCGATATCAAACGCGTGATGCGTTCAAAGCTGGTGCTCGGCATTGCCGACGGGTGGCTTTCGGTCGATGACCAGATTATTTATCGCGCCAAGGATCTGAAGGTCGGCCTGTTCAAGCAGGGCACGAGCCTGGGCTAA
- the irrA gene encoding iron response transcriptional regulator IrrA yields MSENTPHHRDDDADTAALLSGRQPALTGCPWHDVNEMLQSAGLRPTRQRMALGWLLFGKGARHLTAEMLYEEATLAKVPVSLATVYNTLNQLTDAGLLRQVSVDGTKTYFDTNVTTHHHYYLENSHELVDIEDPHLALSKMPEVPEGYEIARIDMVVRLRKKR; encoded by the coding sequence ATGAGCGAGAATACACCGCATCATCGCGACGACGACGCCGATACGGCGGCCCTCTTGTCCGGCCGCCAGCCGGCACTGACCGGCTGCCCGTGGCATGACGTCAACGAAATGCTTCAGTCCGCCGGCCTGCGCCCAACGCGCCAGCGCATGGCGCTCGGCTGGCTGCTGTTCGGCAAGGGTGCGCGCCACCTCACGGCTGAAATGCTCTACGAGGAGGCAACGCTCGCCAAGGTTCCGGTGTCGCTGGCGACCGTCTATAACACGCTGAACCAGCTCACCGATGCCGGCCTGCTCCGTCAGGTCAGCGTCGACGGCACCAAGACTTATTTCGACACCAACGTCACCACCCACCACCATTACTACCTCGAGAACAGCCACGAGCTGGTCGATATCGAGGATCCGCATCTGGCGCTGTCCAAGATGCCGGAGGTGCCGGAGGGTTACGAGATCGCCCGCATCGACATGGTCGTGCGGCTGCGCAAGAAGCGCTGA
- a CDS encoding SH3 domain-containing protein — MVLGRFCSVMALVCAWLSASVGPSHSAKDNTPQTASGLPVPRYVSLKSDHVNVRAGPTKDNDVAWVYTRAGLPVEITAEFENWRRVRDSEGAEGWVYHSLLSGRRTAVVTMKHKDDLAPIYDRADPDSAVAAKLQAGVVTQVKKCSANWCRVTGNGFDGWIQQERLWGVYADEQVN; from the coding sequence ATGGTGTTGGGGCGTTTCTGTTCGGTGATGGCGCTCGTTTGCGCCTGGTTGAGCGCCTCGGTCGGTCCCTCGCATTCGGCCAAGGACAACACCCCGCAGACCGCCAGCGGGCTGCCGGTGCCGCGCTATGTCAGTCTCAAGTCCGACCACGTCAACGTCCGCGCCGGCCCGACCAAGGACAACGACGTGGCCTGGGTCTATACCCGTGCCGGTCTGCCGGTCGAAATCACCGCGGAGTTCGAGAACTGGCGGCGGGTGCGCGATTCCGAGGGTGCCGAGGGCTGGGTTTATCACTCGCTGCTCTCAGGCCGCCGCACCGCGGTCGTCACCATGAAGCACAAGGACGATCTGGCGCCGATCTACGACCGCGCCGATCCCGACAGCGCCGTTGCCGCAAAGCTCCAGGCCGGCGTCGTCACGCAGGTGAAGAAGTGCAGTGCAAACTGGTGCCGAGTCACCGGCAATGGCTTTGACGGCTGGATCCAGCAGGAGCGCCTCTGGGGCGTCTACGCAGACGAGCAGGTCAACTGA